A genomic stretch from Serratia entomophila includes:
- a CDS encoding tellurite resistance TerB family protein yields the protein MKNNWMQQIQSMIGQKAGSEGIGKLLAPTALGGLVGVLLANKSSRKLVGKFGKNALIVGGSAAVGAVLWNKYKQRVKEAHQDEPQFGLQTTPVDLRARRLVQALVFAAKSDGHIDADEKRAIDHSLEQLQVGAEAQAWVQEAIDQPLNPDLIAQSVKNEDEALEVYYLSCMVIDVDHFMERGYLDGLAQSLKIPADVKQGIENDVNEKKRELA from the coding sequence ATGAAAAATAACTGGATGCAGCAGATTCAATCGATGATTGGGCAAAAGGCCGGTTCCGAAGGCATCGGCAAGCTGCTGGCCCCGACCGCGCTCGGTGGCTTGGTTGGCGTGCTGCTGGCGAACAAGTCTTCGCGCAAGCTGGTGGGCAAGTTCGGCAAGAATGCGCTGATCGTCGGCGGCAGCGCGGCGGTTGGGGCGGTGTTGTGGAACAAATACAAGCAGCGCGTCAAGGAAGCCCATCAGGACGAGCCGCAGTTCGGCCTGCAAACCACCCCGGTGGATCTGCGCGCCCGGCGGCTGGTGCAGGCGCTGGTGTTCGCCGCCAAGAGCGACGGCCATATCGATGCGGACGAAAAGCGCGCCATCGATCACAGCCTGGAGCAGTTGCAGGTGGGCGCAGAGGCGCAGGCCTGGGTGCAAGAGGCTATCGACCAGCCGCTGAACCCGGATTTGATCGCCCAGAGCGTAAAAAATGAAGACGAAGCGCTCGAGGTTTATTACCTCAGCTGTATGGTGATCGACGTCGATCACTTTATGGAACGCGGCTATCTCGACGGGCTGGCGCAGTCGCTGAAGATCCCGGCAGACGTCAAGCAGGGTATCGAAAACGACGTCAACGAGAAAAAACGCGAGCTGGCATAG
- a CDS encoding TorD/DmsD family molecular chaperone — MNEFSVVCRVLGTLFYRQPQDPLLVPLFTLIQEGKLKQHWPLEQDDLLTRLQQGCDVNQLSGDFNAMFVGSECSVSPFRSDYVEGASEAEVRTFLQQRGMPLGEAPADHFGSLLLAASWLEDQSQEDEAQAQTALFDEYLLPWCGRFLGKVEAHSTTGFYRTLALLAREAIQAMRDELAEYEQDEGEEPGEEA; from the coding sequence ATGAATGAATTTTCCGTCGTTTGCCGCGTGCTGGGTACGCTGTTCTACCGCCAGCCGCAGGATCCGCTGCTGGTGCCGCTGTTCACCCTGATCCAGGAGGGCAAGCTGAAGCAGCACTGGCCGCTGGAGCAGGATGACCTGCTGACCCGTTTGCAGCAGGGCTGCGACGTCAACCAGCTGTCCGGCGACTTCAACGCGATGTTTGTCGGCAGCGAGTGCAGCGTGTCGCCGTTCCGCTCCGACTATGTCGAAGGGGCGAGCGAAGCGGAAGTGCGCACCTTCCTGCAGCAGCGCGGCATGCCGTTGGGCGAGGCGCCGGCCGATCACTTCGGTTCGCTGCTGCTGGCCGCTTCCTGGCTGGAAGACCAGTCGCAGGAAGACGAAGCGCAGGCGCAGACTGCCCTGTTTGACGAGTATCTGCTGCCGTGGTGCGGCCGCTTCCTCGGCAAGGTGGAAGCGCATTCAACCACCGGTTTTTACCGCACGTTGGCGCTGTTGGCTCGCGAAGCCATTCAGGCGATGCGCGACGAACTGGCTGAATACGAACAGGATGAGGGCGAAGAGCCGGGCGAAGAAGCCTGA